In endosymbiont of unidentified scaly snail isolate Monju, the following are encoded in one genomic region:
- a CDS encoding flagellar brake protein produces the protein MSEDTLNLAIGAPMQIQPLVPDEAPRELVRVIGYLVGSSLVVTNPVTREGKYKIVREGQVFKVRMLRGDSVVGFTSRVLAAPVKPYPHLHLAWPREFEQIVVRNSARVRTRIACQVRNTRQPDQPEYFQQAEIADLSETGVRLQSRVPLGEVGDMVQILFNLEVLGQAEALNLVGDVRSRCERMLEEDGRRRLVHLHGIQFRAINRFQQVLLHAWVMEQLATGAGDLG, from the coding sequence ATGTCTGAAGATACGCTCAATCTGGCCATAGGGGCACCCATGCAGATCCAGCCGCTGGTGCCGGACGAGGCGCCGCGCGAGCTGGTGCGCGTGATCGGCTACCTGGTGGGTTCCAGCCTCGTGGTCACCAATCCGGTGACCCGGGAGGGCAAGTACAAGATCGTGCGCGAAGGCCAGGTCTTCAAGGTGCGCATGCTGCGTGGTGACAGCGTGGTGGGCTTCACCTCGCGGGTGCTGGCGGCACCGGTCAAGCCCTATCCGCATCTGCACCTGGCCTGGCCACGCGAGTTCGAGCAGATCGTGGTGCGCAACTCGGCGCGGGTGAGGACGCGGATCGCCTGTCAGGTACGCAACACTCGGCAGCCGGATCAGCCCGAGTATTTCCAGCAGGCAGAGATCGCCGACCTGAGCGAGACCGGGGTGCGCTTGCAGTCCCGGGTCCCTCTGGGCGAGGTGGGGGACATGGTGCAGATCCTGTTCAACCTGGAGGTGCTGGGGCAGGCCGAGGCCTTGAACCTGGTCGGCGACGTGCGCAGCCGCTGCGAGCGCATGCTCGAGGAGGATGGCAGGCGCCGCCTGGTTCATTTGCACGGGATCCAGTTTCGCGCGATCAACCGCTTCCAGCAGGTGCTGTTGCACGCCTGGGTGATGGAACAGCTGGCTACCGGGGCCGGGGATCTCGGCTGA
- a CDS encoding GNAT family N-acetyltransferase: MNATGCATTPSWSRPHPYTPASGPKLLIAQDAPEPDGLRHLLLETARQLAEAERASSLHWLFTPEEETTFLEARGYLRRTGCQFHWENQGWQDFDDFLAALSHAKRKNIRRERRKVHEAGIRFRQLDGQTASEADWADFHQLYETTFDRKGGLPTLSLDFFLDIAERLPAQVLLVQALKDNQVVAAAFNLVGETTLYGRHWGCRAHYDSLHFETCYYQGLDFCLQRGLQRFEPGAQGEHKIARGFLPTPTWSAHWLADAHFARAVQQFLQHETEGMQDYMDELAGHSPYRRSESA, encoded by the coding sequence ATGAACGCAACGGGCTGCGCTACTACCCCAAGCTGGTCTCGGCCTCACCCCTACACTCCGGCCTCCGGCCCGAAACTGCTGATCGCGCAGGACGCCCCCGAACCGGACGGCCTGCGCCACCTGCTGCTGGAGACCGCCCGGCAACTGGCCGAGGCAGAGCGTGCCTCCTCGTTGCACTGGCTGTTCACCCCCGAAGAGGAAACCACCTTTCTCGAGGCCCGCGGTTACCTGCGCCGCACCGGCTGCCAGTTTCACTGGGAGAACCAGGGCTGGCAGGACTTCGACGACTTTCTCGCGGCGCTCAGTCACGCCAAGCGCAAGAACATTCGCCGCGAGCGTCGCAAGGTGCATGAGGCCGGCATCCGTTTCCGCCAGCTCGACGGGCAGACCGCCAGCGAGGCCGACTGGGCCGACTTCCACCAGCTCTACGAGACCACCTTCGACCGCAAGGGCGGCCTCCCCACCCTCTCGCTCGACTTCTTCCTCGACATCGCCGAGCGTCTGCCTGCACAAGTTCTGCTGGTACAGGCACTGAAAGATAATCAGGTGGTCGCCGCCGCCTTCAACCTGGTCGGCGAGACGACCCTCTACGGACGACACTGGGGCTGCCGCGCACACTACGACAGCCTGCACTTCGAGACCTGCTACTACCAGGGTCTGGACTTCTGCCTGCAACGTGGCCTGCAACGCTTCGAACCGGGCGCCCAGGGCGAGCACAAGATCGCCCGCGGCTTTCTGCCCACCCCCACCTGGTCGGCACACTGGCTGGCAGATGCGCACTTCGCCCGAGCCGTGCAACAATTCCTGCAACACGAAACCGAAGGAATGCAGGACTACATGGACGAACTGGCCGGGCACTCGCCCTACCGCCGATCGGAGAGTGCATGA
- the aat gene encoding leucyl/phenylalanyl-tRNA--protein transferase: protein MIFRLDDTPPDHPFPNPALAESDPNGLLAVGGDLHPRRLLNAYRHGIFPWFSEDQPILWWSPDPRMVLFPDEIHVARSLRRQMRRGGLELRIDSDFAGVLDGCAAPRREDEGTWLIPEMRTAYLTLHRMGWAHSFELWQDERLVGVTLGSMFFGESMFSRIPSASRIVLVYLCEHLSANRFPVIDCQIHNSHLERMGAREIPRSHFQRLLAEAVETPCEATVWQTAPLDCRELEHVR from the coding sequence ATGATCTTTCGCCTCGACGACACCCCGCCCGATCACCCTTTTCCCAATCCCGCGCTGGCCGAGAGCGACCCCAACGGCCTGCTCGCCGTCGGCGGCGACCTGCACCCGCGCCGCCTGCTCAACGCCTACCGTCACGGCATCTTCCCCTGGTTCAGCGAGGACCAGCCCATCCTCTGGTGGAGCCCCGATCCGCGCATGGTCCTGTTCCCCGACGAGATCCACGTCGCCCGCAGCCTGCGCCGGCAGATGCGCCGTGGCGGCCTGGAGCTGCGCATCGACAGCGATTTTGCCGGTGTACTCGATGGCTGCGCGGCACCACGACGCGAAGACGAGGGCACCTGGCTGATCCCGGAGATGCGCACCGCCTACCTGACCCTGCACCGCATGGGGTGGGCCCATTCCTTCGAACTGTGGCAGGACGAGCGGCTGGTCGGCGTGACCCTGGGGAGCATGTTCTTCGGCGAGTCCATGTTCAGCCGTATCCCCAGCGCCTCGCGCATCGTCCTGGTCTATCTTTGTGAACACCTGTCCGCCAACCGCTTCCCGGTGATCGACTGCCAGATCCACAACTCCCACCTGGAACGCATGGGCGCGCGCGAGATACCGCGCTCCCATTTCCAACGCCTGCTGGCCGAGGCAGTGGAGACCCCCTGCGAGGCCACCGTCTGGCAGACCGCGCCCCTCGACTGCCGTGAGCTGGAGCACGTACGGTGA
- a CDS encoding arginyltransferase has translation MNAQSLRLTLYLSAPQPCSYLAGQEAQSLFADPQGPMDTRIYGQLVQRGFRRSGHLVYRPRCPECQQCRSARVPVATFRPRRRHRRVLRANRDLRIVPVPPAFREEHFTLYRRYTRARHAGGSMADSSAQEYMDFLVADWCATDFLEIRLSDQLLGVAVTDRLTDGLSAVYTFFDPDQPGRSLGTWAILAQIERARELGLPWLYLGYAPQDRVPPHRAVRRAGLVPFRSRRDGRTPGSARGRASCRAGAASLTRRARPGDVPLQGRISADLQARFCYTPRPSRRHADIETGQRRWQKKT, from the coding sequence GTGAACGCACAGTCATTGCGCCTGACGCTCTATCTCTCTGCCCCGCAGCCGTGCAGCTACCTGGCCGGACAGGAGGCACAGAGTCTGTTCGCCGATCCGCAAGGCCCCATGGACACGCGGATCTACGGCCAGTTGGTGCAACGGGGCTTCCGCCGCAGCGGGCACCTGGTGTACCGACCGAGGTGCCCGGAATGCCAGCAGTGTCGCTCCGCGCGGGTGCCGGTCGCGACCTTCCGCCCCCGGCGCCGCCACCGCCGGGTGCTGCGCGCCAACCGCGACCTGCGAATCGTGCCAGTGCCACCGGCCTTCCGCGAGGAACACTTCACCCTGTATCGTCGCTACACCCGCGCCCGCCATGCCGGCGGCAGCATGGCCGATTCGAGCGCACAGGAATACATGGACTTCCTGGTCGCCGACTGGTGCGCGACCGACTTCCTCGAGATCCGCCTGAGCGACCAGCTCCTGGGCGTGGCCGTCACCGATCGCCTGACCGACGGCCTCTCGGCGGTCTACACCTTCTTCGATCCCGATCAGCCCGGACGCTCGCTGGGCACCTGGGCCATCCTCGCCCAGATCGAGCGGGCACGCGAACTCGGCCTGCCCTGGCTGTACCTGGGCTATGCGCCACAAGACCGGGTTCCGCCCCATCGAGCTGTACGACGGGCAGGGCTGGTGCCGTTTCGAAGCCGGCGAGACGGTCGAACTCCAGGTTCGGCCCGGGGACGGGCCTCCTGCAGGGCGGGAGCGGCATCCCTGACACGAAGGGCTCGGCCCGGGGACGTCCCCCTGCAAGGCAGGATCAGCGCCGACCTGCAGGCGCGATTTTGCTATACTCCGCGTCCATCTCGGCGTCATGCCGACATCGAAACCGGACAGAGACGATGGCAAAAGAAGACGTGA
- the infA gene encoding translation initiation factor IF-1 codes for MAKEDVIEMEGTVIETLPNTMFRVELENGHVVTAHISGKMRKHYIRILTGDKVKVELTPYDLTKGRITYRER; via the coding sequence ATGGCAAAAGAAGACGTGATCGAAATGGAAGGGACCGTGATCGAGACCCTTCCCAATACCATGTTCCGTGTGGAGCTGGAGAACGGCCATGTGGTGACGGCCCACATCTCGGGCAAGATGCGCAAGCACTACATCCGCATCCTCACCGGCGACAAGGTCAAGGTGGAACTGACCCCCTACGACCTGACCAAGGGTCGCATCACCTACCGCGAGCGCTGA
- the clpA gene encoding ATP-dependent Clp protease ATP-binding subunit ClpA: MLSKELEFTLNQAFREARAHQHEFMTIEHLLLALIDNPTAAEVLRACAADLTVLRRDLEEFLEETTPRIPVGDERETQPTLGFQRVLQRAVFHVQSSEKTEVSGANVLVAIFSEQDSQAVYFLEKQGITRLDVVNYISHGISKVSSESEQQRGEGELPSEGEEGQEEAGALASWAANLNALAREGRIDPLIGRQLEVERTIQILCRRRKNNPLLVGKAGVGKTAIAEGLAKRIVDGEVPEVLADCTIYALDLGSLVAGTKYRGDFEKRLKAVLAELKAQPEAILFIDEIHTIIGAGAASGGVMDASNLIKPMLANGELRCIGSTTYQEYRGIFEKDRALARRFQKVDIEEPSVEDTIQILKGLKSRFEEHHQVKYSARALRAAAELADKYINDRHMPDKAIDVIDEAGAANQLRAPSKRRKTIGVGEIEAIVAKIARIPPRKVSSTDTEALKNLTRDLQMVVFGQDPAIEALASAIRMNRSGLGTEDKPIGSFLFAGPTGVGKTEVTRQLARVLGMKLIRFDMSEYMERHTVSRLIGAPPGYVGFDQGGLLTEEINKHPHAVLLLDEIEKAHPDVFNLLLQVMDHGTLTDNNGRKADFRNVIIVMTTNAGASEMSRRSIGFTSQDHSSDGMQAIEKLFTPEFRNRLDAIIQFAPLDDKTIAHVVDKFLFELEQQLAEKGVSLSVDQAAREWLAAHGHDPLMGARPMARLIREKIKKRLAEDLLFGRLAQGGEVRITLEDDELAFDIRPREVH; the protein is encoded by the coding sequence ATGCTGAGCAAGGAACTCGAATTCACTCTCAATCAGGCCTTTCGCGAAGCCCGGGCGCATCAGCATGAGTTCATGACCATCGAACACCTGCTGCTGGCCCTGATCGACAACCCCACGGCGGCCGAGGTATTGCGTGCCTGTGCGGCCGATCTGACCGTCCTGCGCCGTGATCTCGAGGAATTTCTCGAGGAGACCACCCCGCGCATCCCTGTGGGCGACGAGCGCGAGACCCAGCCCACCCTGGGCTTTCAGCGCGTGCTGCAGCGCGCGGTGTTCCATGTGCAGTCTTCCGAGAAGACCGAGGTCAGTGGCGCCAACGTGCTGGTGGCGATCTTCAGCGAACAGGATTCGCAGGCGGTGTATTTCCTGGAAAAGCAGGGCATCACCCGCCTGGACGTGGTCAACTACATCTCGCACGGCATCTCCAAGGTGTCCAGCGAGTCCGAACAGCAGCGCGGCGAGGGCGAACTGCCGTCCGAGGGCGAGGAGGGACAGGAAGAGGCCGGCGCGCTGGCGAGCTGGGCGGCCAACCTCAACGCCCTGGCCCGCGAGGGGCGCATCGACCCGCTGATCGGTCGCCAGCTCGAGGTGGAGCGCACCATCCAGATCCTGTGCCGGCGCCGCAAGAACAACCCGCTGCTGGTCGGCAAGGCCGGCGTGGGCAAGACGGCCATCGCCGAAGGCCTGGCCAAGCGCATTGTCGATGGCGAGGTGCCGGAGGTGCTTGCCGATTGCACCATCTATGCGCTGGATCTGGGCAGCCTGGTGGCCGGCACCAAGTACCGGGGTGACTTCGAGAAGCGTCTCAAGGCCGTGCTGGCCGAGCTCAAGGCGCAGCCCGAGGCCATCCTGTTTATCGACGAGATCCACACCATCATCGGTGCCGGGGCGGCCTCGGGCGGGGTGATGGACGCCTCCAACCTGATCAAGCCCATGCTGGCCAATGGTGAGCTGCGCTGCATCGGCTCGACCACTTACCAGGAATACCGTGGCATCTTCGAGAAGGATCGAGCCCTGGCGCGGCGCTTCCAGAAGGTCGATATCGAGGAGCCCTCGGTGGAGGACACCATCCAGATCCTCAAGGGGCTCAAGAGCCGTTTCGAGGAACATCACCAGGTGAAGTACTCGGCACGGGCCCTGCGCGCCGCCGCCGAGCTGGCCGACAAGTACATCAACGACCGGCACATGCCGGACAAGGCTATCGACGTGATCGACGAGGCTGGCGCGGCCAACCAGCTGCGTGCCCCCTCGAAGCGGCGCAAGACCATCGGTGTGGGCGAGATCGAGGCCATCGTGGCCAAGATCGCGCGTATCCCGCCCCGCAAGGTCTCCTCGACCGACACCGAGGCGCTCAAGAACCTCACCCGTGACCTGCAGATGGTGGTGTTCGGCCAGGACCCGGCGATCGAGGCACTGGCCTCGGCCATCCGCATGAACCGTTCGGGCCTGGGCACCGAGGACAAGCCGATCGGCTCCTTCCTGTTTGCCGGACCTACCGGGGTGGGCAAGACCGAGGTGACCCGCCAGCTCGCGCGCGTGCTGGGGATGAAGCTGATCCGCTTCGACATGTCCGAATACATGGAACGCCATACCGTCTCGCGCCTGATCGGCGCGCCGCCGGGCTATGTGGGCTTCGACCAGGGTGGTCTGCTCACCGAGGAGATCAACAAGCACCCGCATGCGGTGCTGCTGCTCGACGAGATCGAGAAGGCCCATCCCGATGTGTTCAACCTGCTGCTGCAGGTGATGGACCACGGCACCCTGACCGACAACAACGGGCGCAAGGCCGATTTCCGCAATGTGATCATCGTCATGACCACCAACGCGGGGGCCTCGGAGATGTCACGGCGTTCGATCGGCTTCACCTCGCAGGACCACTCCAGCGACGGCATGCAGGCCATCGAGAAGCTGTTCACCCCCGAGTTCCGCAACCGCCTCGACGCCATCATCCAGTTCGCCCCGCTGGACGACAAGACCATCGCGCACGTGGTGGACAAGTTCCTGTTCGAACTGGAGCAGCAGCTGGCGGAGAAGGGGGTGAGCCTGTCGGTCGATCAGGCGGCGCGCGAGTGGCTGGCCGCACACGGCCACGACCCGCTGATGGGCGCACGGCCCATGGCGCGGCTGATTCGCGAGAAGATCAAGAAGCGGCTGGCCGAGGATCTGCTGTTCGGCCGCCTGGCGCAGGGTGGCGAGGTGCGGATCACCCTGGAGGATGACGAGCTGGCGTTCGACATCCGGCCGCGGGAGGTGCACTGA
- the clpS gene encoding ATP-dependent Clp protease adapter ClpS produces MSSNNDSLHDDEGGLAVEPAKPKLKRPPMYKVILLNDDYTPMEFVVHVLEHFFHMDREKATRVMLHVHTRGVGVCGVFTREIAETKVNQVNEFSRANQHPLLCDMEEA; encoded by the coding sequence ATGAGCAGCAACAACGATTCTCTGCACGACGATGAAGGTGGCCTGGCGGTCGAGCCGGCGAAGCCGAAGCTCAAGCGGCCGCCCATGTACAAGGTCATCCTGCTGAATGACGACTACACTCCAATGGAGTTCGTGGTGCATGTACTCGAGCACTTCTTCCACATGGACCGGGAGAAGGCCACGCGGGTGATGCTGCACGTGCACACGCGGGGCGTGGGCGTGTGCGGGGTGTTCACCCGCGAGATCGCCGAGACCAAGGTGAACCAGGTCAACGAGTTTTCGCGCGCCAACCAGCATCCCCTGCTGTGCGACATGGAAGAGGCCTGA